CATTTAGGTAATGAAAATCTAAATTATTTCATGAGTTTTTTGATAGCAGAAAGCAATGTAAAAATTTATGAGTACAATAGAATCATAAGAGACTTGAATGGCTATTCTAAAGGAGATTTTATTGAAAAACTTTCTGAATATTTCATCATTAAAGACAAAGAGCAAGAATTGTGGAAGCCACAAAGTAAGTTTGAATTCGGTATGTATCTCGATGGCCATTTTTATGCTTTATTCTATAAACAAGAAAATAAGCAACCTTCTATTTTACAGAATTTAGATGCCCAAATTTTATACGATAAAGTATTGCAACCTTTGTTAGGTATTGAAGATTTGAGAAATGATGAGCGCATTGAATACATTCCAGGCAAGCAATCTATTGCCACTATAAAAGAATTGGTGGATGAAGGTGAATTTGAAGTAGGTTTTATGCTCTACCCTTCTGATATTTCTGAAATCAAAGCTTTGGCTGATAACAACTTGATTATGCCTCCTAAAAGTACATATATCGAACCTAAATTCAGAAGTGGATTAATGGTTTATGAATTATAATTAAACAACTTATCAATGAAAAAACTACTTATATTATTATTGTTATCTGGAACTGTTTATTCTCAGAACATATCTAAAAAAGAAGCTATTAATAAGAATCTGTGTAAAGCTTGGGTAGCTGATTATGCCATGATGGGTGGTCTGAAGGTAGAAAAGATGGGACAAATGAAGTCATTGACATATACGTTTAAATCTGACAATACCTATTTAGCCAACGGAACCATATCTGGGAAATGGCAATACAATTCTAAAAAGAAAAATATTGAGTTACTGGTTAATGGTGTTTTAAAATCGACTATAACTTCTTTAGAAAAGAAAAAAATAGTGATGATTTTGAATGTTGATAAATCAGCACCAAAAGAAATGGGGAAATTAGAAATCTATTTCAAGCCAAAAGGGTAACTATGTCAATTCAACAAAACCTTCTTAAAATAAAGTCTTCTCTACCCTCTCAGGTAACTCTTGTAGCCGTTTCTAAAACAAAACCTGTTGCCGATTTGATGGAAGCCTATGATTCAGGTCAACGTATTTTTGGTGAAAACAAAATTCAAGAAATGACTGAAAAATGGGAAGTCATGCCGAAAGATATTGAATGGCATATGATTGGTCACGTACAAACCAACAAGGTGAAATACATGGCAGAATATGTGAGTTTAATTCATGGTGTAGATAGTTTGAAGTTGTTAGAAGAAATCAACAAGCAAGCGAAGAAACATAATCGAGTTATTAATTGTTTGCTACAAATATATATAGCTGAAGAGGAAACCAAATTTGGTTTAGATGAGAAAGAATTAGAGGAGCTTTTGAATTCAATTACATTCAAAAGCTTAGAAAATATAAATGTGATTGGTTTAATGGGAATGGCAACGTTTACTGATAATCAAGTTCAAATCAAAAAAGAATTTCAGCATTTAAAATCCATATTTGATAAATTCACTATTCACAATTCACAATTTACAACGCTTTCTATGGGAATGTCTGGAGATTATCAGCTTGCTATTGATTGTGGTAGTACTATGGTTCGCATTGGAAGTAGTATATTTGGAGGAAGATCATAAACATTAAATACAAGTCTTATTTACGCAATACTCGACATAGAAACCACTGGAGGTCAATTTAACGAAGAGGGCATTACTGAAATTGCCATCTATAAATTTGACGGACATGAAGTGGTAGATCAATTTATTAGTTTGGTTAATCCCGAAAAACCAATTCAGCCTTTTGTGGTAAAATTAACAGGGATAAATAATGCCATGTTGCGCTCTGCCCCAAAGTTTTATGAAATTGCCAAACGCATCATCGAGATTACTCAAGATTGCATTGTTGTAGCTCACAACGCCTCCTTTGATTATAGAATTTTGCGAACAGAATTCAGTCGATTAGGCTATGACTATATTAGGCCGACACTTTGTACGGTGGAGCTTTCACAAAAATTGATTCCAGGACAACTTTCTTATAGTTTAGGAAAATTAGTTAGAGCGCTCGGCATTCCGGTAACAGATAGACATCGTGCCAGTGGAGATGCTATGGCTACCGTTAAATTGTTCAAAATGCTTTTGGAAAAAGATGTCAAGAAGGAGATTTTAATCAGTTTAATAAAAGCCGAAATCAAAAAAGGATTATCTCCGAAGTTGCTTGATATAGTTGAAAGTTTGCCTTCCAAAACAGGGATATACTATATTCATAATGAGAAAGGCGATTTGATTTATATTGGTAAAAGTCGGAATATTAAAAAAAGAATTAATCAGCATTTTACAGGAACCTCAGGAAAAAGCAAAAAAATTCAACGCGAAGTATTTGCCGTAACTTATGAAGTTACCGGAAGCGAATTGATTGCTCTTTTGAAAGAAAGCGAAGAAATTAAAATCAACAAACCTATTTACAATCGTTCACAACGAAAAACGATATTTCAATGGGCTTTGTATTCTGAGAAAAATGAAAAGGGTTATTTGGCTTTAAAATTGTTAAAAGCGGATGGTAGAAAAAAGGAAATCACTTCATTTACTTCTATCCAAGAAGGAAAAAATTCACTTTTAAAGATTACTGAAAAGTATAATTTATGTCAAAAAATAAATGGCTTATACGAAACCCAAAATGGTTGTTTTCAATACAAAATAAAAGAATGTAATGGCGCTTGTTTAGGCAAAGAAGCTCCCGAATTATATAATGAGCGTGTACATGAATTTATGACCGAAATGGCTTTTGAAAACGACAATATGGTTATTGTTGATAGAGGAAGATCGGTTGATGAACGCTGTGCTGTATTGATAGAAAACGGAATTTATAAAGGCTATTGTTTTTATGATTTGAATTACCAAATTAACAACATTGAGATACTAAAGAATATTATCATTCCGATGCAAAACAATCGTGACACCAGAACTATAATTCAAGGGTATTTACGTCGCAATAAAGTGATTAAGATTGTTAAGTTTTGAATTACTTAATTACCATAATTGGTCCAACAGCTATAGGAAAAACTTCCTTAAGCATTGCTTTGGCAAAACATTTTGAATGTGATATTATCTCTTGCGATAGTCGTCAGTTTTATAAAGAAATGAGAATTGGGACAGCCGTTCCTAGTAAAGAGGAATTACATTCGGCTACACATCATTTCATACAAAATAAATCTATTTTTGAAAAGTATACCGTTGGTGATTTTGAGAAGGAAGCTATTACAAAGTTGGATGAGTTATTTCTGAAAAATAATATTCAAATTTTGGTTGGAGGTTCAGGATTATATGTAGATGCAATACTGAAAGGATTTGATGATTTTCCAGAAATTGAAAATACAATTAAAGAAAAAATAAACACTGATTTTGAAGCACTTGGAATCACTTACCTTCAGCAGGAGTTGAAAAAATTAGACTTTGATTATTATCAAAAAATGGAGATTGAAAACCCTCAAACTTTACAAAATCCACAACGTATGAAAAGGTTTGTTACCGTTTGCCACGGAACTGGGAAACCTTACTCTTCATTTCTTAATCAAAAGAAAAACGAACGCAACTTCACTCCTATTATAATTGGACTTGAAGCAGAAAGAGAAATTATGTATGACAGAATTAATCAACGTGTGGATATTATGATGAATGAAGGCCTTTTAGAGGAAGCTGAAACATTGTATCCTAATAAAGAACTTAATGCCTTACAAACGGTTGGCTATCGGGAGTTGTTTGATTATTTTGATGGAACGATTTCATTAGCATTTGCAATTGAGGAGATCAAGAAAAATACTCGACGTTTTGCCAAAAGACAAATGACATGGTTTAGAAATACGG
The window above is part of the Flavobacterium sp. N1994 genome. Proteins encoded here:
- the miaA gene encoding tRNA (adenosine(37)-N6)-dimethylallyltransferase MiaA, translated to MNYLITIIGPTAIGKTSLSIALAKHFECDIISCDSRQFYKEMRIGTAVPSKEELHSATHHFIQNKSIFEKYTVGDFEKEAITKLDELFLKNNIQILVGGSGLYVDAILKGFDDFPEIENTIKEKINTDFEALGITYLQQELKKLDFDYYQKMEIENPQTLQNPQRMKRFVTVCHGTGKPYSSFLNQKKNERNFTPIIIGLEAEREIMYDRINQRVDIMMNEGLLEEAETLYPNKELNALQTVGYRELFDYFDGTISLAFAIEEIKKNTRRFAKRQMTWFRNTENVKWFDFKSEANEIINYINSKL
- a CDS encoding exonuclease domain-containing protein — translated: MYAILDIETTGGQFNEEGITEIAIYKFDGHEVVDQFISLVNPEKPIQPFVVKLTGINNAMLRSAPKFYEIAKRIIEITQDCIVVAHNASFDYRILRTEFSRLGYDYIRPTLCTVELSQKLIPGQLSYSLGKLVRALGIPVTDRHRASGDAMATVKLFKMLLEKDVKKEILISLIKAEIKKGLSPKLLDIVESLPSKTGIYYIHNEKGDLIYIGKSRNIKKRINQHFTGTSGKSKKIQREVFAVTYEVTGSELIALLKESEEIKINKPIYNRSQRKTIFQWALYSEKNEKGYLALKLLKADGRKKEITSFTSIQEGKNSLLKITEKYNLCQKINGLYETQNGCFQYKIKECNGACLGKEAPELYNERVHEFMTEMAFENDNMVIVDRGRSVDERCAVLIENGIYKGYCFYDLNYQINNIEILKNIIIPMQNNRDTRTIIQGYLRRNKVIKIVKF
- a CDS encoding YggS family pyridoxal phosphate-dependent enzyme codes for the protein MSIQQNLLKIKSSLPSQVTLVAVSKTKPVADLMEAYDSGQRIFGENKIQEMTEKWEVMPKDIEWHMIGHVQTNKVKYMAEYVSLIHGVDSLKLLEEINKQAKKHNRVINCLLQIYIAEEETKFGLDEKELEELLNSITFKSLENINVIGLMGMATFTDNQVQIKKEFQHLKSIFDKFTIHNSQFTTLSMGMSGDYQLAIDCGSTMVRIGSSIFGGRS